The Thiobacillus sp. genome contains the following window.
GGGCGATGGGGAACATGAGCACGGCGGCGGCGTTGTTGGTGATGAGGTTGGTGAAGACGGCGGTCGCCAGATAGACCAGGGCCAGGGCAGCATAGGGGTTGTCGCCCGCCAGCCCCAGGAACCAGCCAGCCAGAGCCGCCGCGGCGCCGCTTTTCTGCAGGGCGGTGCCCAGGCCGAAGGCGGCGGCGATGACCAGCAGCACCTGCCAATCCACCGAGCGGCGCGCCACCGAGGCACTGGTGCAGCGGACCAGCAGCATCAGGCCCGCGGCCAGCATGGCGGATTCCAGCATGGACAACCAGCCAACGGTAACCAGCACCACCATGAGGACCATGATGCCCAGGGCCATGCCGGCCCTTTCGTGGCGGGGCGGGGTGGAATTGTCCAGGCGGCTCACCAGGAGGAAATCACGGGCGTGGCGCCAGCGCTCCACGAAGGCGGGATTGGCTTCCAGGAGCAGGCTGTCCCCCGGCCGGGGCACGATGTCACCGATTCTGCCTGCCATGCGTTGGCCGTTGCGGGACACGGCGATGATGGCCGCCTGGTAGAGGGTGCGGAAGCGCCCCTCGCGGATGCTGCGGCCCAGCAACGGAAAGCTCTCAGAAACCACGGCCTCCACCAGGCAGCGCTGGTGCCGGGGCGAGTCCAGCTTGAAAACCTGGTCCGTGGCCGGCTTCAGGCCGCGAATCTTGTTCAGGTCCGCCACCGATTCCACCGCCCCGGCGAACAGCAGCCGGTCTCCCCCTCGCAGCAGGGTCTTGGGAGACACCGCCGGCAACAGCAGTCCGTCCCGGTTCACTTCCACCAGGAACATGCCGGGCAGTTGACGCAGGCCCGCGTCCTCGATGCCGCGGCCGTCCAGGGGGCTGCCGGGTTCCACCAGCATTTCCAGGGTGTACTGGCGGGCGTCGGCCAACTGGCTGAGCATGGAACGCCGTTCCGGCAACAGGCGCCGGCCCAGCAGGGCGGTGAAGGCCAGTGTCAGCAACAGGACGGGTACGCCCACCCAGGCCAGGTCGAACATGCCCAGGCCGGTTGCCTGGGTGTGGTTCTTGAGCAGCCCATTCACCACCAGGTTGGTGCTGGTGCCGATGAGGGTGCAGGTGCCGCCGGCTATGGCCGCGTAGGACAGGGGCAGCATGAGGTGTGAAACGGACAGGTTGTTGCGCCGGGCCCAGTCCTGCACCGCCGGGATGAACATGGCTACCACCGGGGTGTTGTTGAGGAAGGCGCTCAGGCCCGCCACCGGCGCCATGAGCCGCACCTGGGCATCCGCCAGGCTACGGGGCCGGCCCAACAGACGCTGGGAAAACCAGCCCGTGGCGCCGGTGTCCTCCAGGCCGGAGACCACCACGTAAAGTACCGCCACGGTGACCATGCCTTCATTTGCCAGGCCACCCAGGGCTTCAGCGGGGGTGATCACTCCGGCCAGCAGCAGCAGGGTCAATCCTGCCAGCATCACCACGTCGGGAGGATGCCTGTTGGTTGCCAACAAACCAATGCACAACAGTACAACCGCAGCTGTCAGCCAGGCCTCCGGGGTCATGCGTTTAACTTCCCAGGATGTGCTGCCATATCTATCCGCCAATAAGGGTGAGTCGCCAGGCCGGCTTCCCCTGTGAGGTGGAAAGCGCCGGAATTCAGCCCCGGGCCGGCTCCATCACCGCGTCCAGGTTCAGGTTGTCGCAGTAGTCGAAGAAGTCGCCCCGCAGGGTGGGCAGGTGCATGTCGGCGGGCACGCCGATGGTGATGTTCACCGAGAACATGGGGGTGCCGGTATGGGGGGCCGGATAGGTCTCGGTGGCCAGTTCCTCGATGTTGATGCCCTGGCGGGAGAAGAACTCCGCCAGCTTGTGCACGATGCCCGGGTGGTCCATGGCCACCACGTTGACCCGGTAGGGCACCAGGGGCTTGGCCCGTTCCTGGCGGCGGGTGCGCTTGCTGATGATGGTGAGGCCCAGTTCCTCGCCCATGGCGGTGGCCTTGTCCTCCAGCTTGGTGAGGGCATGCCAGGGCCCGGACACCAGCATGAGGATGGCGAACTGTCCGCCCAGCACCGCCATGCGGGATTCCTCGATGTTGCAGCCTGCGTCCAGGATGCGGCTGGTGAATCGTTCCACCAGCCCCACCTGGTCTTCGCCGGAGGCGGTGATGGCCAGATAGTCGATAGTGCTCATTTGGCGTTCAGTTCGGTTGGGGCAAAACCGGCATTGTAAGCCACCGGGCTATTTCGCCGTGCCCAGGGTTTCCCGCAGAAGGATGCGGGTCTTGGTCCAGGAGTCCTCATCCGCAGCCGCGTCATAACCCACGGGCATGTTGAACTTCCTGGCGTATTCATCCGCGTCCGGGTTGGTGAAACTATGTTTCACGCCCGGGTAGACCACGGTGGTGAAGTCCACGCCGGCCTGGGTCATCTCCCGCTTGAAGGATTCCACCTGGGCATCGGGGATCATGGGGTCCGCCGCGCCGGTGAAGGAGGCCACCCGGGCCTTCACCACGCCGGGCTGGGCCGGGGTCTGGGGGGCGAGGCCGCCGTGGTAGCTGGCCACGGCCTTCAGGTCCACGCCCTGGCGCGCCATCTCCAGCACCACGCTGCCGCCGAAGCAGTAACCCAGGGCGCCGATACGATCGCCGTCCACGCCGGGTTCATGCTTCAGGAGGGCCTCAGCGGCCAGGAAACGGGCCTTGGCGCCGGCGGCATTCTTGCGCACCTCACCGGCAAAGGCCCCTGCCTCCTTGGGATGGCTGGCGGTCTTGCCTTCCCCATACATGTCCACGGCCAGGGCGGTATAGCCCAGTTCCGCCAGCATGCGGGCCCGCTTGCGGGCGTAGTCGTTGTGGCCCCACCACTCGTGCACCACCAGCACGCCGGGACGCTTGCCCTGCACGGCATCGTCCCAGGCCAAGTAGCCCTTCATGGTGACGCCGTCCGCGGTGTAGGTGACTTCCTTGCCCTGGACGGCGGCCTGGGCTGCGGAAGCGAGCAGGAAGGTGATCAGGGTTACAAGTAGTTGCTTCATGATGAACTCCTCTTCAGGCACCCATTGCCGCAATGGACGCATGCCTGCGGAAGTGGGCTCAGTTTTTCGTGGCGGTAGCATACGTGCAAAAACCCGCCAGGGGGCACAGCCCGCATCGTGGTTTGGGACGACACCACTCCTTGCCCAAGGCCACGATGAGGGCGTGGTATTCGTTGTATAGCTGCAGGTCCCGGGGCAGATGGCGCTGGAATTCCGCCTGGATGCGGCCATAGGCCTCGTCTCCCGCCAGCAGACCCAGGCGCTTGAAGATTCGGCGTGTGTATGCATCCACCACGAAACTGGGCAGCTTTATGGCATACAGCAGGATGGAATCCGCCGTTTCTTCTCCCACACCGTGGACGGCCAGGAGCTTCTGGCGCAGGGCGGGCAGGGGAGCAGTGCCTCCCAGGCGCTCGGGCGCATCGGCGACGCCTTCATCCCTCAGAAAGCCGCACAGGGCAAGAAGACGCCTGGCCTTGACGTTGAAAAAACCGGCAGGGCGGATGATTTCGGCCAGTGCAAGGTCATCCATGGCCAGGATGGTCGGGCAGGAAAGGGCATTGGCAGACTTCAGGTTGGTGATGGCGCGCTCCACGTTGACCCAAGCCGTGTTCTGGGTGAGCACGGCCCCCACCATGACCTCGAAGGGCGAATCCCCAGGCCACCAGTGCTGGGGGCCGAGGGCCCCCAGCAGGGTTTCGTGGACATGCAGCCAGGGCCGGGAATTAATGTTTGCCACCCAGGTCCAGCGTGAAATAACCGCCCAAAGCGTCGCGGATTTCCCCCAGGGACAGGTGTCGCATGATGGCGATACCCGGAACGTACTGGTTGCTCATGCAGGCCAGCGACCTGGCTCCCTGGGGGTTTGATGCCAGGCGGTAAGTGGTCTTGTAGTAGATATGGGAAGGGCTGCTGTCACCCTGTCCCAAGGCTACGCGCATCGTAAGGACGGGCATGCCGGCAAAAGTCTCGATGCTGCGGTCGATGCGGGTGATGGAGAATTCCGCCGGTGCCACGGGTTGGGCGCCTTCGCTGACGGTATCCAGTTCGAAGATGCAGAACGGATCCTGCTCCTGCACGGCGTTGAAGGCAGTAACTCGCCCCTGTTGCAGGCGCAAGGTGGCTGCGCCGGGCGGTATGCTGAGCGGCACCTCCAGTTTGAGCCGGCCCAGGGGCTGTTCTGGTGGCGGACCGCTGGCGAAGGCTGAAAAGGAAGAAATCAGCAGCAGTGTTATCAGGAAATGCATCATGGTCTTCTCCCAAGATGGATGGGCAATTCAGGGTGCTCCAGGGCTGCAGCATTGCTGGAGTCCGTCCGGAGTGTCCGTATGAGTAGGGAAACCGGTAAAAGTTTGAATGGCGCTATGATCCGACCATGAGAGTAAGCCAGGATCAGAACGCCGCCAGCGGCGTACGCGTGGACAAGTGGTTGTGGGCCGCCCGTTTCTTCAAGACACGCGCCCTGGCGCAGCAGGCCGTGGAAGGGGGCAAGGTGCGACTCAACGGGGAACGATGCAAGTGCAGCCGGGAACTGCGCCCCGGGGATCGCCTCGAAATTCGTATCGATGTTCAGGAATGGGTGGTAACGGTGCGGGGCCTTACCCTGCAGCGGGGCCCTGCTCCCGTTGCGCGGCAACTCTACGAGGAGGATGTCCAAAGCCGGGAAAAGCGAGAGCGGGCCATGGAAGAGCGGAAGAGGCTGGCGGAGCCCGGCGGCCAGATCCGCGGCCGCCCCACCAAGCGGGACCGGCGCCTGCTGCACCGTTTCAATGAATCCCTCTGAGCGCGAAGCATCGGTCTGGCCACCATGAGCCACCTCTCCACCGCACTGTTGCCCGTTGAGGGGGAGCGGGAGCTCGAAGGCATCCTCAACAGGGAGCAGGACCGCATCCTGCACCAGAACATGCCCCTGGCCTTCGGGTCCGTGCTGGGCCTTTCTGCCCTGCTGGCCGTGGTGTTTTTCGATCACGGGGCTTCCGTCTGGTGGTTTGGCTACATGCTGGCGGTGCTCTTCATACGGTTCCTGGCGGACCGCATGTTCTGGCGAGAGGACGAGGATGCATCCGCCGCCGCGGTCTGGCGACGCGCATTCACGGCGGGAACCTGGCTGACCGGCCTGGGTTGGGCCACCGCTTCGCCCCTGATGCTCCCGGGGGCGGACCTGGGCAGCCAGACCTTCGCCTGCCTGATCTTCATCGGCGTGGCGGCGGGGGCCGTGCCGGTCCAGTCAGCTCGCCTACCCGTGTACCTGGTCTATGCTTCCCTGATCCTGCTGCCCGTGGCCCTGGTCACGGCCTTGCTGCCTGAAGGTCTTTACAAGGGCCTGAGCATCGCCAGCCTGTTGTTTCTCATCGTCCTGATCCGCAGCGCCCGCATCATGAACGACCACCTGCACCAGGCCCTGCGCCAGACCCATGCCCGGGACCTGGCCTACCAGGCCCTTGCCAGAGCCCACGGGGAAATGGAGGAGACCAACCGCCGCCTGCAATCCGAGATCATGCAGCGTGCCCGGGTGGAGCAGGACCTCAAGGAAGCCAAACAGGTGGCCGAATCCGCCAATCGGGCCAAGAGCGAATTCCTGGCCAACATGAGCCATGAAATCCGCACGCCCATGAACGGCATTCTGGGCATGACCGAGCTGGCCCTGGAATCGGACCTGGATGCGGA
Protein-coding sequences here:
- a CDS encoding endonuclease; translation: MVGAVLTQNTAWVNVERAITNLKSANALSCPTILAMDDLALAEIIRPAGFFNVKARRLLALCGFLRDEGVADAPERLGGTAPLPALRQKLLAVHGVGEETADSILLYAIKLPSFVVDAYTRRIFKRLGLLAGDEAYGRIQAEFQRHLPRDLQLYNEYHALIVALGKEWCRPKPRCGLCPLAGFCTYATATKN
- a CDS encoding dienelactone hydrolase family protein encodes the protein MKQLLVTLITFLLASAAQAAVQGKEVTYTADGVTMKGYLAWDDAVQGKRPGVLVVHEWWGHNDYARKRARMLAELGYTALAVDMYGEGKTASHPKEAGAFAGEVRKNAAGAKARFLAAEALLKHEPGVDGDRIGALGYCFGGSVVLEMARQGVDLKAVASYHGGLAPQTPAQPGVVKARVASFTGAADPMIPDAQVESFKREMTQAGVDFTTVVYPGVKHSFTNPDADEYARKFNMPVGYDAAADEDSWTKTRILLRETLGTAK
- a CDS encoding glycine cleavage system protein R — encoded protein: MSTIDYLAITASGEDQVGLVERFTSRILDAGCNIEESRMAVLGGQFAILMLVSGPWHALTKLEDKATAMGEELGLTIISKRTRRQERAKPLVPYRVNVVAMDHPGIVHKLAEFFSRQGINIEELATETYPAPHTGTPMFSVNITIGVPADMHLPTLRGDFFDYCDNLNLDAVMEPARG
- a CDS encoding SLC13 family permease, producing the protein MTPEAWLTAAVVLLCIGLLATNRHPPDVVMLAGLTLLLLAGVITPAEALGGLANEGMVTVAVLYVVVSGLEDTGATGWFSQRLLGRPRSLADAQVRLMAPVAGLSAFLNNTPVVAMFIPAVQDWARRNNLSVSHLMLPLSYAAIAGGTCTLIGTSTNLVVNGLLKNHTQATGLGMFDLAWVGVPVLLLTLAFTALLGRRLLPERRSMLSQLADARQYTLEMLVEPGSPLDGRGIEDAGLRQLPGMFLVEVNRDGLLLPAVSPKTLLRGGDRLLFAGAVESVADLNKIRGLKPATDQVFKLDSPRHQRCLVEAVVSESFPLLGRSIREGRFRTLYQAAIIAVSRNGQRMAGRIGDIVPRPGDSLLLEANPAFVERWRHARDFLLVSRLDNSTPPRHERAGMALGIMVLMVVLVTVGWLSMLESAMLAAGLMLLVRCTSASVARRSVDWQVLLVIAAAFGLGTALQKSGAAAALAGWFLGLAGDNPYAALALVYLATAVFTNLITNNAAAVLMFPIALATAERLDVNIMPFAVAIMMAASASFATPIGYQTNLMVQGPGGYTFADYLRMGLPLTLLAGIVTVVITPLVWGF
- a CDS encoding RNA-binding S4 domain-containing protein, which codes for MRVSQDQNAASGVRVDKWLWAARFFKTRALAQQAVEGGKVRLNGERCKCSRELRPGDRLEIRIDVQEWVVTVRGLTLQRGPAPVARQLYEEDVQSREKRERAMEERKRLAEPGGQIRGRPTKRDRRLLHRFNESL